The following coding sequences lie in one Phalacrocorax aristotelis chromosome 4, bGulAri2.1, whole genome shotgun sequence genomic window:
- the SARAF gene encoding store-operated calcium entry-associated regulatory factor isoform X2, with amino-acid sequence MAAAMVPAALLLLLCVAAGPGRCWDQPGRILLREVQALTLRTGQYTTARRTAAVPQLQCTGGSAGCSRVPEVVQCYNKGWDGYDVQWQCKADLENAYRFGQIEVSCEGYDYPDDPYILRGSCSLLFRLELTEEGERKVKNSGSFGSGYYQSRKDSPDSGTGAIVVIVLLVLAFGVYKLFLGNQQPQQSFSDSGGFTGPSWQSQQAPPPPGFKPGFTDNSFGTRSSHGPNSGPGFWTGLGAGGLLGYLAGSHRAQPHSPYYSTWTDPTAVPPMNRQPSNSTQGSSSGTRTASGFGGTKRR; translated from the exons ATGGCGGCAGCGATGGTGCCTGCGGCCCTGTTGCTCCTGCTCTGCGTtgccgccggccccgggcgATGCTGGGACCAGCCGG GGAGGATCCTGCTGCGGGAGGTGCAGGCGCTCACCCTCCGCACAGGTCAGTACACCACAGCCCGGCggacagctgcagtccctcaaCTACAGTGCACGGGAGGCTCTGCCGGGTGTTCCCGCGTCCCCGAGGTTGTTCAGTGTTACAACAAAGGTTGGGATGGCTATGATGTGCAG tggCAGTGCAAAGCAGACTTGGAAAATGCCTACCGTTTTGGACAGATCGAAGTGAGCTGTGAAGGCTACGATTATCCAGATGATCCTTACATCTTAAGAGGCTCTTGTAGTTTGCTGTTCAGGCTAGAGTTGACTGAGGAAGGCGAAAGGAAAGTCAAGAACTCTGGAAGCTTTGGCTCTGGCTATTATCAGTCAAGAAAGGATTCTCCTGATTCTGGCACTGGAGCGATTGTTGTAATTGTTCTTCTGGTTCTTGCTTTTGGAGTATACAAGCTCTTCCTTGGTAACCAGCAGCCTCAGCAGAGTTTTAGTGACAGTGGTGGATTCACTGGACCTTCCTGGCAGAGTCAGCaggcacctcctcctcctggtttTAAGCCTGGCTTCACAG aCAACAGCTTTGGGACTCGTTCCAGTCATGGACCCAATTCAGGACCAGGATTTTGGACTGGATTAGGAGCAGGAGGCTTGCTAGGCTACTTGGCTGGCAGTCACAG AGCGCAGCCACATTCCCCATATTACAGTACGTGGACAGATCCCACAGCTGTACCTCCAATGAATAGGCAGCCAAGCAATTCCACACAAGGCAGCAGTTCAGGAACAAGAACTGCTTCTG gctTTGGGGGCACAAAACGAAGATGA
- the SARAF gene encoding store-operated calcium entry-associated regulatory factor isoform X1 — translation MAAAMVPAALLLLLCVAAGPGRCWDQPGRILLREVQALTLRTGQYTTARRTAAVPQLQCTGGSAGCSRVPEVVQCYNKGWDGYDVQWQCKADLENAYRFGQIEVSCEGYDYPDDPYILRGSCSLLFRLELTEEGERKVKNSGSFGSGYYQSRKDSPDSGTGAIVVIVLLVLAFGVYKLFLGNQQPQQSFSDSGGFTGPSWQSQQAPPPPGFKPGFTEDNSFGTRSSHGPNSGPGFWTGLGAGGLLGYLAGSHRAQPHSPYYSTWTDPTAVPPMNRQPSNSTQGSSSGTRTASGFGGTKRR, via the exons ATGGCGGCAGCGATGGTGCCTGCGGCCCTGTTGCTCCTGCTCTGCGTtgccgccggccccgggcgATGCTGGGACCAGCCGG GGAGGATCCTGCTGCGGGAGGTGCAGGCGCTCACCCTCCGCACAGGTCAGTACACCACAGCCCGGCggacagctgcagtccctcaaCTACAGTGCACGGGAGGCTCTGCCGGGTGTTCCCGCGTCCCCGAGGTTGTTCAGTGTTACAACAAAGGTTGGGATGGCTATGATGTGCAG tggCAGTGCAAAGCAGACTTGGAAAATGCCTACCGTTTTGGACAGATCGAAGTGAGCTGTGAAGGCTACGATTATCCAGATGATCCTTACATCTTAAGAGGCTCTTGTAGTTTGCTGTTCAGGCTAGAGTTGACTGAGGAAGGCGAAAGGAAAGTCAAGAACTCTGGAAGCTTTGGCTCTGGCTATTATCAGTCAAGAAAGGATTCTCCTGATTCTGGCACTGGAGCGATTGTTGTAATTGTTCTTCTGGTTCTTGCTTTTGGAGTATACAAGCTCTTCCTTGGTAACCAGCAGCCTCAGCAGAGTTTTAGTGACAGTGGTGGATTCACTGGACCTTCCTGGCAGAGTCAGCaggcacctcctcctcctggtttTAAGCCTGGCTTCACAG aagaCAACAGCTTTGGGACTCGTTCCAGTCATGGACCCAATTCAGGACCAGGATTTTGGACTGGATTAGGAGCAGGAGGCTTGCTAGGCTACTTGGCTGGCAGTCACAG AGCGCAGCCACATTCCCCATATTACAGTACGTGGACAGATCCCACAGCTGTACCTCCAATGAATAGGCAGCCAAGCAATTCCACACAAGGCAGCAGTTCAGGAACAAGAACTGCTTCTG gctTTGGGGGCACAAAACGAAGATGA
- the LEPROTL1 gene encoding leptin receptor overlapping transcript-like 1, whose amino-acid sequence MAGIKALISLSFGGAVGLMFLMLGCALPQYNQYWPLFVLFFYILSPIPYCIARRLVDDTDATSNACKELAIFLTTGIVVSAFGLPIVFARAELIYWGACALVLTGNTVIFATILGFFLVFGSNDDFSWQQW is encoded by the exons ATGGCCGGTATCAAAG CCCTGATCAGCCTGTCCTTCGGGGGAGCGGTCGGACTGATGTTCCTGATGCTCGGGTGTGCCCTCCCCCAGTACAA ccaGTACTGGCCactgtttgttctgtttttttacaTCCTTTCTCCTATCCCGTACTGCATAGCAAGAAGATTAGTAGATGACACAGATGCTACAAGTAATGCCTGCAAGGAGCTAGCAATATTTCTTACAACAGGCATTGTTGTCTCAGCATTTGGGCTACCGATAGTGTTTGCAAGAGCAGAATTG ATTTACTGGGGCGCATGTGCACTTGTGCTAACGGGGAATACAGTCATCTTTGCCACGATCCTAGGATTTTTCTTGGTCTTTGGCAGCAATGACGACttcagctggcagcagtggTGA